One region of uncultured Sulfurimonas sp. genomic DNA includes:
- a CDS encoding AMP-binding protein, whose protein sequence is MSINCIRTLIEDASLTHSNKTAFIFNEKSITYMELFTKVNQVAYYLNELDLPKDSRIGIYSNKGIEQVIAILAILSTNYTLVPLTKLLKPEQVEYIIKDCDIKCIITDKLKLESIEEINFDGHIISYETASREIASFEEIFKYYNKPYTCDINGHSNAVITYSFGVSGTPKGIVISHRNLIDSARVVSQYLNLKEDDVISGLLIFNLDYGLNQIFCSLYKRATLAMHRFILSEDFFNHLINDKITVIPLMPINITQIFEDEMSRIPNSELFDGVKIITSSGGNVSKKMIADCKKTFKNALFYSMHGLTEAFRSTYLDPEQISIRPDSIGKAIPDVELYIINEEGKECATREVGELIHRGGYIYKGFWNAPEQNAQRFKSIEILKDVIKLEGQLVDEIVVASGDYVYKDEEGYFYFVSRRDDMIKTRGFRVSPFEIESVASRCLPQIKQCAVFSVENELIEEEIVMVYSATSEIAPKEIIFELKKHLASYMIPSRVIYKKSLPLIQSDKNKINKDELKRELAQG, encoded by the coding sequence ATGTCAATAAACTGTATAAGAACACTAATAGAAGATGCATCTCTTACTCATAGCAATAAGACAGCATTTATTTTTAATGAAAAAAGCATAACTTACATGGAGTTATTTACGAAAGTAAATCAAGTGGCATACTATTTAAATGAGCTTGATTTACCTAAAGACTCTAGAATTGGTATCTATTCAAACAAAGGGATAGAGCAGGTTATAGCAATTTTAGCTATTTTATCTACAAACTATACTCTTGTTCCTCTTACAAAACTTCTTAAACCAGAACAGGTTGAGTATATCATAAAAGATTGTGATATTAAATGTATTATTACAGATAAACTAAAATTAGAAAGTATAGAAGAGATAAATTTTGATGGTCATATTATTTCGTATGAAACCGCTTCTAGGGAGATTGCATCTTTTGAAGAAATCTTTAAATACTATAACAAACCTTATACTTGCGATATAAATGGTCACTCAAACGCAGTTATAACTTACTCATTTGGTGTAAGCGGAACTCCAAAGGGCATAGTGATTTCCCATAGAAATCTTATAGATTCTGCTCGTGTTGTTTCTCAGTACTTAAATTTAAAAGAGGATGATGTAATCTCAGGACTTCTTATTTTTAATCTTGATTATGGATTAAATCAAATATTTTGTTCTCTTTACAAAAGAGCAACTTTAGCTATGCATAGATTTATATTATCAGAAGATTTTTTTAACCATCTTATAAATGATAAAATAACCGTAATACCTCTTATGCCTATAAATATTACTCAAATTTTTGAAGATGAAATGAGTAGAATACCAAATTCTGAACTTTTTGATGGAGTGAAAATAATCACTTCTTCAGGTGGTAATGTAAGTAAAAAAATGATAGCTGATTGCAAAAAAACATTTAAAAATGCTTTGTTTTACTCGATGCATGGATTAACAGAAGCTTTTCGCTCAACATATTTAGATCCAGAGCAGATAAGTATCAGACCTGATTCTATAGGAAAAGCCATTCCTGATGTTGAACTCTATATTATTAACGAAGAGGGTAAAGAGTGTGCAACTCGTGAAGTTGGAGAACTTATACATAGAGGCGGCTACATTTATAAAGGTTTTTGGAATGCTCCTGAACAAAATGCACAGAGATTTAAATCTATAGAAATTTTAAAAGATGTTATCAAACTAGAAGGTCAACTTGTTGATGAGATTGTTGTAGCATCTGGAGATTATGTTTATAAAGATGAAGAAGGTTATTTTTACTTTGTCTCAAGACGTGACGATATGATAAAAACAAGAGGATTTAGAGTCTCTCCTTTTGAAATAGAGTCTGTAGCTTCTAGATGCTTACCTCAAATAAAGCAATGTGCGGTTTTTTCTGTAGAAAATGAACTTATCGAAGAAGAGATAGTTATGGTTTATTCTGCAACAAGCGAGATAGCTCCAAAAGAGATAATATTTGAGCTTAAAAAACATTTAGCATCTTATATGATTCCAAGCAGAGTCATCTACAAAAAATCACTTCCACTCATTCAAAGCGATAAAAATAAAATAAATAAAGATGAGTTAAAAAGAGAACTAGCACAGGGTTAA
- the metG gene encoding methionine--tRNA ligase — protein sequence MSKYITTPIYYVNGEAHIGHAYTTFIADTMARYEKLKGNKTYFLTGTDEHGQKIEESAQKNGKATQEFADEISATFKNLWDEFEIGYDKFIRTTDADHKVGVQKAFEVMYAKGDIYKDFYEGHYCVSCETFFPETQLIDGEFCPDCGRTTSTVKEESYFFKLSKYEDALLKHYEQNPDFILPRSRANEVINFVKGGLRDLSVTRTSFTWGVKLPESMNDDKHVMYVWLDALMNYVTALGYGKDDANMEFWPASMQLVGKDILRFHAIYWPAFLMSLDLPLPKHIGAHGWWTRDGEKMSKSKGNVVSPKEVSDAYGVENLRYFMLREVPFGQDGDFSQRAFIDRINSELSNDLGNLLNRIIGMSGKYSDFEIDSKDVEKYHSKELNAMNEALSNLDELMQNMQTHRYLEELWKLFAIGNKAIEEHAPWVKMKEDKKDEALATVALVANILAKASIMLSPVMPKTTQTIADALNFSIDNASYNELVINKKLLKLFNIKKVPPLFPRVEEPLMAEAPNAQPNKPEEEKQDKKIEKITNKEEDNLIEIGQFFETSLKIGVVVEAEEVPKSKKLLKLQVDLGEEKPRQVVAGIKEFYSAESLLNTQVCVVANLKPAKLMGMMSEGMLLAAKDEDGLCLVRPEKPKKAGTPIG from the coding sequence ATGAGTAAATACATAACAACACCTATCTATTACGTAAATGGCGAAGCTCATATTGGGCATGCTTATACTACTTTTATTGCTGACACTATGGCGAGATATGAAAAATTAAAAGGTAATAAGACATACTTTTTAACAGGAACAGATGAGCATGGTCAAAAAATAGAAGAATCAGCTCAAAAAAATGGAAAAGCTACTCAAGAGTTTGCAGATGAAATAAGTGCTACATTTAAAAATCTTTGGGATGAATTTGAGATAGGTTATGATAAATTTATCAGAACTACAGATGCAGATCATAAGGTTGGTGTTCAAAAAGCTTTTGAAGTTATGTATGCTAAGGGTGATATTTATAAAGATTTTTATGAGGGTCATTACTGTGTTAGTTGTGAAACTTTCTTTCCTGAAACTCAACTAATAGATGGTGAATTTTGCCCTGATTGTGGAAGAACAACAAGCACGGTTAAAGAAGAAAGCTACTTTTTTAAACTTTCAAAATACGAAGATGCACTTCTAAAGCATTATGAGCAAAATCCTGATTTTATTCTCCCTCGTTCTCGTGCAAACGAAGTTATTAACTTTGTAAAGGGAGGTTTGAGAGATCTTTCAGTTACTCGTACATCATTCACTTGGGGTGTTAAACTTCCTGAGTCGATGAATGATGACAAACACGTTATGTATGTTTGGTTAGATGCTCTTATGAACTATGTTACAGCTTTAGGATATGGTAAAGATGATGCAAATATGGAATTTTGGCCTGCATCTATGCAACTTGTAGGTAAAGATATACTTCGTTTTCATGCTATTTATTGGCCGGCATTTTTGATGAGCCTTGACTTGCCTCTTCCAAAGCATATTGGTGCGCATGGATGGTGGACTAGAGATGGTGAAAAAATGAGTAAATCAAAAGGTAATGTTGTCTCTCCTAAAGAAGTCTCAGATGCTTATGGTGTTGAAAATCTTAGATATTTTATGCTTAGAGAAGTTCCTTTTGGTCAAGATGGTGACTTTTCACAACGTGCATTTATAGACAGAATAAACTCAGAACTTAGCAATGATCTTGGTAATCTGCTTAACCGTATAATCGGTATGAGTGGAAAATACTCTGATTTTGAAATAGATAGCAAAGATGTAGAAAAATATCACTCAAAAGAGCTAAATGCTATGAATGAAGCTCTTTCAAACCTTGATGAACTTATGCAAAATATGCAAACTCATAGATACCTAGAAGAACTTTGGAAACTATTTGCTATAGGTAATAAAGCCATAGAAGAACATGCTCCATGGGTTAAAATGAAAGAAGACAAAAAAGATGAAGCTCTTGCTACTGTTGCTTTAGTTGCAAATATTTTAGCTAAAGCATCTATCATGTTAAGTCCAGTAATGCCTAAGACAACTCAAACTATTGCAGATGCCCTTAATTTTAGCATTGATAATGCTAGTTATAATGAACTGGTTATTAATAAAAAATTATTGAAATTATTTAATATCAAAAAAGTTCCTCCACTCTTTCCTCGTGTTGAAGAACCTTTAATGGCAGAAGCACCAAATGCTCAACCAAATAAGCCAGAAGAAGAAAAACAAGATAAAAAAATAGAAAAAATCACAAATAAAGAAGAAGACAACCTTATAGAAATAGGTCAATTTTTTGAAACATCTTTAAAAATAGGTGTAGTTGTAGAAGCCGAAGAAGTTCCTAAGAGTAAAAAACTTTTAAAATTACAAGTTGATTTAGGTGAAGAAAAACCTCGCCAAGTTGTAGCTGGTATAAAAGAGTTCTACTCTGCTGAGTCTTTACTAAACACACAAGTTTGTGTTGTAGCTAACTTAAAGCCTGCAAAACTTATGGGAATGATGTCTGAGGGAATGCTTCTTGCTGCTAAGGATGAAGATGGTCTATGTTTAGTAAGACCTGAAAAACCTAAAAAGGCCGGTACACCTATTGGATGA
- a CDS encoding class 1 fructose-bisphosphatase, producing MTDIFDAIQRTAKRIKKAIDVKDIGYSQQANSSGETQLQLDIQCDMIIEEEFSQVPSIHTIASEEKEHEMLLNENGKYFIAYDPLDGSSLVDVNLSVGSIFGIYEYGFEASKMVASCYVVFGPRVEMVFAHNKTKLHLLQGENFEFVKEIRLKEKGNLNAPGGTQQNWESYHKEMVDSFFKEGYRLRYSGGMVPDLHQILLKGGGLFSYPATSDRPDGKLRKLFEVFPFAFAYKTAGGEAIDGKIDLMELGCAHIHDTSPCFFGSKYEIARVKEVYATNA from the coding sequence ATGACTGATATATTTGACGCAATTCAGCGTACGGCAAAAAGAATAAAAAAAGCAATAGATGTTAAAGATATAGGCTATTCACAACAGGCAAATAGCTCTGGAGAGACTCAACTTCAGTTGGATATTCAATGCGACATGATTATAGAAGAAGAATTTTCTCAAGTTCCTTCTATTCACACTATTGCTAGTGAAGAAAAAGAACATGAGATGCTACTAAATGAAAATGGAAAGTATTTTATAGCTTATGACCCACTTGATGGTTCATCTTTAGTAGATGTAAACCTTAGCGTTGGTTCTATCTTTGGTATCTATGAGTATGGATTTGAAGCTAGCAAAATGGTTGCATCTTGTTATGTTGTTTTTGGCCCTCGAGTAGAGATGGTTTTTGCTCACAACAAAACAAAACTGCATCTTCTTCAAGGTGAAAATTTTGAATTTGTAAAAGAGATTCGTCTAAAAGAAAAAGGAAACCTTAACGCTCCTGGTGGAACTCAACAAAACTGGGAATCATATCACAAAGAGATGGTAGATAGTTTTTTCAAAGAGGGTTATCGCCTTAGATATTCTGGTGGAATGGTTCCTGATTTGCACCAGATTCTTCTTAAAGGTGGTGGACTTTTTTCATATCCAGCAACAAGCGATAGACCTGATGGAAAACTTCGTAAGTTATTTGAAGTTTTCCCTTTTGCCTTTGCTTATAAAACAGCAGGTGGTGAAGCAATAGATGGTAAAATTGACTTAATGGAACTTGGATGCGCTCATATACATGATACATCTCCATGTTTTTTTGGCTCAAAATATGAAATAGCTAGAGTAAAAGAAGTTTATGCAACCAACGCATAG
- the mobB gene encoding molybdopterin-guanine dinucleotide biosynthesis protein B, producing MNKRLAVAFTGPSNSGKTTLILKVARKLIYEYEKKVAIIKHDPSDKARFDVEGKDSYKFSDTGAEVIVTSPTRTTYFSKENKDLDEMIRLFNDFDILLVEGLKNLPLPRISIFRDSLDSDYFSYMDALAIDDSINISEYDIPSNVSILDLNDCEDVISWIFKNAKEV from the coding sequence GTGAATAAAAGATTAGCAGTTGCATTTACAGGTCCATCAAATAGTGGTAAAACAACACTTATACTAAAAGTAGCAAGAAAATTGATATATGAGTATGAGAAAAAAGTTGCGATAATAAAACATGATCCTAGTGACAAAGCTCGTTTTGATGTTGAAGGTAAAGATAGCTATAAATTTAGCGATACTGGTGCAGAAGTTATAGTAACCTCCCCTACTCGAACTACATATTTTTCTAAAGAAAATAAAGATTTAGATGAAATGATAAGGCTCTTTAATGATTTTGATATTCTTCTAGTAGAAGGTCTTAAAAATCTACCATTACCTCGCATAAGTATATTTAGAGACTCTCTTGATAGTGATTATTTTTCATATATGGATGCTTTAGCAATTGATGATAGTATAAATATCTCTGAATATGATATTCCCTCAAATGTCAGCATCTTGGATCTAAATGATTGTGAAGATGTGATATCTTGGATATTTAAAAACGCAAAGGAAGTATAA
- a CDS encoding nucleotide sugar dehydrogenase: MKYKICVIGLGYVGLPLAHAFSEKYEVVGYDINNKRVEELNNGIDKTLELSEEQVQIALSNGMSFSTSLKEIKDCNVYIVTVPTPIDENNEPDLTPIIKSTQAIASVLTQNDIVIYESTVYPGVTEEVCVPILEKTSGLKFNESFYCGYSPERINPGDKEHTVTKILKITSGSTPEIAQKVDELYKSIITAGTHLAPSIKVAEAAKVIENTQRDVNIALINELAMIFDVMNIDTNAVIEAAATKWNFIKLTPGLVGGHCIGVDPYYLTHKAQTLGYVPNLILGARQINNGMGKYVAERTIKLMIQKGINIKSSKVLILGITFKENCPDIRNSRVIDIIEELQDYGCKINISDYWADENEVKKEYELDLCSHSQLDFESYEAIVVAVAHDKYKTLKFDDKNQVVFDIKSVLERSDGRL, translated from the coding sequence TTGAAATATAAAATATGTGTAATTGGTCTTGGTTACGTTGGACTTCCGTTAGCCCACGCTTTTAGTGAAAAGTATGAAGTTGTTGGTTATGATATTAATAATAAAAGAGTAGAAGAATTAAACAATGGAATTGACAAAACATTAGAACTAAGTGAAGAACAAGTTCAGATAGCACTTTCAAATGGTATGAGTTTTTCTACAAGTTTGAAAGAAATAAAAGATTGTAATGTTTACATAGTAACAGTCCCAACTCCTATTGATGAAAATAATGAACCAGATTTAACCCCTATTATAAAATCTACCCAAGCAATCGCATCTGTACTTACTCAAAATGATATAGTTATATATGAATCAACTGTATACCCAGGTGTTACAGAAGAAGTTTGTGTACCAATTTTAGAGAAAACAAGTGGATTAAAATTTAATGAAAGTTTTTATTGTGGGTATAGCCCAGAACGCATTAATCCTGGAGATAAAGAACACACAGTTACAAAAATACTTAAAATAACTTCAGGATCAACTCCTGAGATTGCACAAAAAGTAGATGAATTATACAAATCAATCATTACAGCAGGAACTCACTTAGCGCCCTCCATCAAAGTAGCTGAAGCTGCTAAAGTTATAGAAAATACACAAAGAGACGTAAACATAGCACTTATCAATGAGCTTGCTATGATATTTGATGTGATGAATATCGATACAAATGCAGTTATAGAAGCTGCCGCTACTAAATGGAATTTTATAAAACTTACTCCAGGTTTGGTAGGTGGACACTGTATAGGTGTAGATCCTTACTATTTGACACATAAGGCACAAACATTAGGATATGTGCCTAACTTAATACTTGGTGCAAGGCAAATAAACAATGGCATGGGAAAATATGTAGCTGAGAGAACTATAAAGCTGATGATACAAAAAGGTATCAATATAAAAAGCTCAAAAGTTTTAATACTTGGCATTACATTTAAGGAAAATTGCCCAGATATTAGAAACAGTAGAGTCATTGACATTATTGAAGAGCTTCAAGATTATGGATGTAAAATAAACATAAGTGATTATTGGGCTGATGAGAATGAAGTGAAAAAAGAGTATGAACTTGACTTATGTAGTCATTCTCAACTTGATTTTGAATCTTATGAAGCTATTGTTGTCGCGGTAGCTCATGACAAATATAAAACTTTAAAATTTGATGATAAGAACCAAGTTGTTTTTGACATAAAATCTGTTTTAGAAAGAAGTGATGGAAGATTATAA
- a CDS encoding YggT family protein, whose product MSILIEIIQGLGSIFIGLINIYIWVIIISALLSFVNPDPYNPIVQLLHRVTQPAYKFVRRYIRTDFNGIDLAPLIIVIALQVIIVLMSSMLHSF is encoded by the coding sequence ATGAGTATATTAATTGAGATAATTCAAGGACTTGGTTCTATCTTCATTGGTTTGATAAATATCTATATTTGGGTTATTATTATTTCAGCACTTTTAAGTTTTGTTAATCCAGACCCTTATAATCCTATAGTACAACTACTTCATAGAGTTACGCAACCAGCATATAAGTTTGTTCGTAGATATATAAGAACTGATTTTAATGGTATAGACTTGGCGCCACTTATTATTGTTATAGCCTTACAAGTAATTATTGTTTTAATGAGTTCTATGCTCCATTCTTTTTAA
- the gltX gene encoding glutamate--tRNA ligase: MFRFALSPTADMHIGDLRIALFSYIVSKQKNEDFIVRIEDIDKEKNIDAKDQEILELLSLFGIEYSQVLYQSESFRFHSAMALQLVHEKKAFSCFCSSEWLDKKRQEAKDNQKKYSYDDACRNLPHELVIDNMNPFTIRLSRPDKAITIKDAIKGNIDFEPDAVDSFIIMKQDKTPTYNFASAVDDMLNDISLVIGNEKDIDNTPKQIHIRDSLGYEKNVEYVHLPAIENAPNVKLLLEEGFLPDAILNYLVSTQNKPHQEIFCIEDAIKNFNLNTLSNSPTLFSLERLKSINKEHLKSMDATELSRYVGFADANIGELAKVYLEEASTTKELKSKIESIFALKDISNESIEETKIMTKTIKNAPYFEEYEEFKAYVINESNLNEKNFDKTLQFLLTGTKNGPDIALIYKYLKNYIGEIVK, from the coding sequence ATGTTTAGATTCGCACTTAGTCCAACTGCTGATATGCACATTGGTGATTTAAGAATTGCCTTATTTAGCTATATCGTATCAAAACAAAAAAATGAAGATTTTATTGTTCGCATAGAAGATATAGATAAAGAAAAAAACATAGATGCTAAAGACCAAGAAATACTAGAATTATTATCTCTTTTTGGGATTGAATATTCACAAGTACTCTATCAAAGTGAAAGTTTCCGTTTTCATTCGGCTATGGCTCTTCAGCTTGTTCATGAGAAGAAAGCATTTAGCTGTTTTTGTTCTTCTGAATGGTTAGATAAAAAACGTCAAGAAGCAAAAGATAATCAAAAAAAATATAGCTACGATGATGCTTGCAGAAACTTACCTCACGAACTTGTCATAGACAATATGAACCCTTTTACTATAAGATTAAGCAGACCAGATAAAGCTATAACTATTAAAGATGCTATAAAAGGTAATATTGATTTTGAGCCAGATGCAGTTGATAGTTTTATAATTATGAAACAAGATAAAACACCTACATATAACTTTGCATCTGCAGTTGATGATATGCTAAATGATATCTCTTTAGTTATTGGAAATGAAAAAGACATAGATAATACTCCAAAACAAATTCATATAAGAGATTCTCTTGGTTATGAGAAAAATGTAGAATATGTTCATCTTCCTGCTATTGAAAATGCTCCTAATGTTAAGTTGCTTTTAGAAGAAGGTTTTTTACCAGATGCTATTTTAAATTATTTAGTATCAACCCAAAATAAGCCTCATCAAGAAATTTTTTGTATTGAAGATGCTATAAAAAACTTTAACTTAAATACCCTGTCTAACTCCCCTACTCTCTTTAGCCTTGAAAGATTAAAAAGTATAAACAAAGAGCATCTAAAAAGTATGGATGCTACAGAGTTATCAAGATATGTAGGTTTTGCAGATGCCAACATAGGTGAGCTTGCAAAAGTTTACTTAGAAGAAGCATCTACAACAAAAGAGTTAAAGTCTAAAATAGAGTCAATATTTGCTCTTAAAGATATTTCAAATGAGTCTATTGAAGAGACTAAAATAATGACTAAAACCATTAAAAATGCACCATATTTTGAAGAGTATGAAGAGTTTAAAGCTTATGTTATCAATGAGTCAAATTTAAATGAGAAAAACTTTGATAAAACACTGCAATTTTTGTTAACTGGTACAAAGAATGGCCCAGATATTGCTTTAATTTATAAATATTTAAAAAATTATATAGGAGAAATTGTTAAATGA
- a CDS encoding glutamine--tRNA ligase/YqeY domain fusion protein, with protein sequence MSESKDFLRTIVEEDLKSGKYKEVVTRFPPEPNGFPHIGHAKSIFINFGIARDYNGHCNLRMDDTDPTKEDTKYVEALKDAVEWLGFDWGDSVYFTSDYFPKLYDYAVELIKMGKAYVDSLSEEEIREYRGTVKEAGKRSKYAQRSVEENLDLFERMKKGEFKDSEHILRAKIDMSAANMKMRDPLLYRIRHVHHFRAGDEWHIYPMYDFAHCLSDYIEGISHSLCTLEFENNRDIYNWVLDTLELKPPRPYQYEFARLGINYTVMSKRKLLDLVENNQVSGWDDPRMPTIAGYKRRGYTPESILNFCDQIGIAKANSMVDVAQLEFCIRDDLNTKVPRVMCVLDPLKITIENYEEENEEIDAPYYPHDVPKDGSRKLPFSKEIFIERDDFMKNPSNDYYRLTPEQSVRLKHAYIITCKKVIEDANGEVCEIIANYHRESKSGSDTSGIKVKSAIQWVSAIHSKKVEVRLYDRLYSCESPQNTEDLNPNSLKIIKNALVEPAIITQRPDERFQFERHGYFYADPIDYTDEVPVFNKIVGLKDSWSKKKKETTQAAKSSVKKIQIDGEVVPMNENQLKLFAKYTDEFKLNSEIANTLARDKNLSSFYEDALAVLNSPLNLANIVSNEVARELKQMQANELKFNAEQIAQLAKMIDNETISNKIAKQVFEEMVKSGENPSLIVEKKGLIQISDPSKILPIIDEVIAKNPDNVEKFKAGNTKLLGFFVGQVLKNTGGKANPKIVNELVAQRLK encoded by the coding sequence ATGAGCGAGAGCAAAGATTTTTTACGCACTATAGTTGAAGAAGATTTAAAGTCAGGCAAGTACAAAGAGGTTGTTACAAGATTTCCACCAGAGCCTAATGGTTTCCCACATATTGGACACGCTAAGTCTATTTTTATAAATTTTGGTATTGCACGTGATTATAATGGTCACTGTAATCTTAGAATGGATGATACAGATCCAACTAAAGAAGATACAAAATATGTTGAAGCACTAAAAGATGCTGTAGAATGGCTTGGATTTGACTGGGGAGATAGCGTATATTTTACTTCTGATTATTTTCCTAAACTATATGATTATGCTGTTGAACTTATCAAGATGGGGAAAGCTTATGTTGATAGTTTAAGTGAAGAAGAGATACGCGAATATCGTGGAACTGTTAAAGAAGCAGGAAAACGTAGCAAATATGCTCAGCGTAGTGTTGAAGAAAATTTAGACCTATTTGAGAGAATGAAAAAGGGTGAGTTTAAAGATTCAGAGCATATTTTAAGAGCTAAAATAGATATGAGCGCTGCAAATATGAAGATGCGAGATCCACTTTTATATCGCATTAGACATGTGCATCACTTTAGAGCAGGGGATGAGTGGCATATTTATCCAATGTATGATTTTGCGCACTGTTTATCTGACTACATCGAAGGTATCTCTCACTCTCTATGTACTTTGGAGTTTGAAAATAACCGTGATATTTACAATTGGGTTTTAGATACTCTTGAGCTTAAACCACCACGTCCTTATCAATATGAGTTTGCACGACTTGGTATCAACTATACAGTTATGAGTAAACGAAAACTTCTGGATTTAGTTGAAAATAATCAAGTTAGTGGCTGGGATGATCCTCGTATGCCAACTATCGCTGGATATAAAAGAAGAGGTTATACACCAGAATCCATTTTAAACTTTTGTGATCAAATAGGTATAGCAAAAGCAAATTCAATGGTTGATGTTGCACAACTTGAATTTTGTATAAGAGATGATTTAAATACAAAAGTACCACGTGTTATGTGCGTACTTGATCCACTTAAAATAACTATAGAAAATTACGAAGAAGAAAATGAAGAGATAGATGCACCATATTATCCACATGACGTTCCTAAAGATGGCTCAAGAAAACTTCCTTTTTCAAAAGAGATTTTTATTGAACGTGATGATTTTATGAAAAATCCTTCAAATGACTACTACCGTCTTACACCAGAACAATCAGTAAGACTTAAACATGCTTATATTATCACATGTAAAAAAGTTATTGAAGATGCTAATGGAGAAGTTTGTGAGATAATAGCTAACTATCATCGAGAATCTAAAAGTGGATCAGACACGAGTGGCATCAAAGTCAAAAGCGCGATTCAATGGGTAAGTGCAATACACTCTAAAAAAGTGGAAGTTAGACTTTACGATAGACTATACTCTTGCGAATCTCCACAAAACACAGAAGATTTAAATCCAAACTCTTTAAAAATCATTAAAAATGCTCTTGTAGAGCCTGCTATCATAACTCAAAGACCTGATGAGAGATTTCAGTTTGAGCGACATGGATATTTTTATGCTGATCCTATTGACTATACGGATGAAGTACCCGTATTTAACAAAATTGTTGGACTGAAGGACTCTTGGAGTAAAAAGAAAAAAGAAACAACTCAAGCAGCTAAATCTTCAGTGAAAAAGATTCAAATAGATGGCGAAGTTGTACCTATGAATGAAAACCAACTAAAACTATTTGCTAAATACACAGATGAGTTTAAACTAAACAGTGAAATAGCAAATACTTTGGCTCGTGATAAAAATCTTTCATCATTCTATGAAGATGCTTTAGCTGTACTCAATAGCCCTCTAAATCTTGCTAATATAGTTAGTAATGAAGTAGCCAGAGAACTAAAACAAATGCAAGCAAATGAACTAAAATTCAACGCAGAACAGATAGCTCAACTTGCTAAAATGATTGATAATGAAACTATTTCAAATAAAATTGCTAAACAAGTATTTGAAGAGATGGTAAAATCTGGAGAAAATCCAAGTTTAATAGTTGAAAAGAAAGGTTTAATACAAATAAGTGATCCTTCTAAAATCTTACCTATTATAGATGAAGTAATTGCAAAAAATCCAGACAATGTTGAAAAGTTTAAAGCAGGTAACACAAAACTTTTAGGTTTCTTTGTTGGGCAAGTGCTAAAAAATACAGGCGGAAAAGCAAATCCAAAAATAGTAAATGAACTTGTAGCTCAAAGGTTAAAATAA
- a CDS encoding response regulator, with protein MANIDLVQLTGQTKKLTAMIVEDEKVTNELLSSTFKNFFSDVHSCFNGDEALSTYNKVKPDVVFVDIVMVGMDGIELSRRIREINPTQIIIVISASNDIEKISESIEVGVNSFIQKPIDTKKIIELLTSVVAMISKKRKIETKTFSISLPLDLYDLVNDNAKAESISKNAVIIRALRGFYE; from the coding sequence ATGGCAAATATTGATTTAGTTCAGCTAACTGGACAAACTAAAAAACTAACAGCAATGATAGTTGAAGATGAAAAAGTAACAAACGAACTTCTTAGTTCTACATTTAAAAACTTTTTTTCTGACGTACATTCTTGTTTTAATGGTGATGAAGCACTAAGTACATACAATAAAGTTAAACCAGATGTTGTTTTTGTTGATATCGTTATGGTTGGAATGGATGGTATAGAACTTTCTCGTAGAATTCGTGAAATTAACCCTACTCAAATTATTATTGTTATTTCTGCTAGTAATGATATTGAAAAAATATCTGAATCTATAGAAGTTGGTGTTAATAGTTTTATTCAAAAACCAATTGATACTAAAAAAATAATTGAATTATTAACAAGTGTTGTAGCTATGATTTCTAAAAAAAGAAAAATTGAAACAAAAACATTTTCAATCTCTCTTCCTTTGGACTTATATGATTTAGTAAATGACAATGCAAAAGCTGAGAGCATCTCTAAAAATGCTGTTATTATTAGAGCACTTAGAGGTTTTTACGAATAA